The DNA segment GATGGGTAGCATGAACAAGATATGGTACGAGAAAAATAAAGCAAGATATTAGTTTGACGATGGCATTATTCCTTACTATATTATACATGACtgaatatttaacttcaaataagaataattttaaaaacaatctcttagttattaatttatgtaactttaattttaaataagtatattttttttaaaatatatctttcttattaattttttttattggtctttcttattagtttattatttattcacttAGTTTTTAGAGTTtgccatttaaaaaacatagtttatagaaataaatatggttttattaatattcaatgttttttattgtttatttatgacataaaaacaataatttactGATAAATATTGTTGGAGAAAAAATTATGTCATTTAGATAATATATTAACTAAATATTCTGTTTAGAACtagtaattttaacattttaaaaaaaattgttgcctTATTTAAATGCTAGTTTATAAGTACTTTTTAATTTGTACCATGTAAGATACATGTAATAAGTTATAACTATTttgcaaataaatttattacatgTATTTAGTAATAAGATATATGCAATAAATTGTAacttatttaaatgttattttaattagagaatattaaaatttattgcaaATTAAGAGGTGGCTAGAGGCCTGTACACCAGCAAGCATGAGAGAGGGGGTATTCGGAGTACACTCCTCATCCAATTGTGtcatgaagtgttttttttttactaataaatgTAGCTTGGTTATTTAAACTAGTATTTTTGTatcatgtaataaaaatatctatattgtaaatatattatatatgtgtttTTATTAGATTAACGTATACTTTTCTATTTAAGAAAGGAAACTACAAAACGTAGGATTTGAgaagttaaaattataagataatatatgtttaaaatatcttaagaataaacatatataaataaatataattcaaatatttttatttaaaatttaaaaataaaaataaagaatatcttttttaaataattttaaatagtaatttaaattatatcattgaatatttatatttttatatttataatcaagataagtaataaaatatattttcttgtgATATTCTTAGAATTGCTGCActcttaattgttttattttttacaaaattagaaCTTaggcttaaataattttttgtcctataatagattcttttttattttaattttttaagagcaTTTACACtgcataattatttattgagttgtattgagttttttttcccAGTAGTCCAACAATCCACTTCAAACCTAAGaggtgttattattatttttcttcaacagAAAACATTAAATAAGTTACTTAAATGAGtgaaaattcatttaaatgtgggtttatctatttttaatttataatgtttGATCCACAGGTTAATATTttgtgtattaattattttttaaaatattgattattatttcatagttttataatatttgttttactgAAAGTTTAATACTATtattaacttaaatatatttgttgtgTGATTAGCATTATTAAGTATTTGAATAATTACTTCGTGGTAATTAGTATATATTGACCACGTATTTATGCTTTATTTGATGTTTAAGTAATATAatgaaactttcaaaaaaagtaatgtaaggaagttttctttaaaatttcattaatgcATATATTGTTTCCTATTCTTTTTTCACTAATCTCagttcctataaaaaaaatcaagttttcaatatttctttgttttatttttttaagcttttcattttttatattattttattattggacCACGGACCAATCCATTAGCCTGTAGACTGGACTTAGTCGGCAGACATCGATCAGGCAAAAACTTGGTACCTTGAATAAGCAAGTTTTAtatgtcaataattttaaagtaaaaaataaaattatcattttcacCCTTATTGAAGCATggaatataaatatgatagtAAAACAAACcaattatttgatatatatacatacatatacaacaatatttccacaataaaatagatatatattagaaaatattaataagtaattGTCTCTATTTTTAGGGTATATGATTTtaacattttctcttttatatatatatatatatattataatttaaattaaataaattaattattttatcaattaagaatgaaatattataattatttgattatttaatattactaaattatttttgcagCTCAAAAAGCTAtagaaaattacaataaaaattaatacttaataattaatatttcatcaaggcattttataaattttattttagtccccaAGCCACATAACCAGATCCAGTATCCCGGGCAGGTGAACAAGTAGCCACATATAACTGTCAGAAGAGAATTTTGGTAAGCATCCACTAATCTCGTCAGAGCTTAAAAATTTGCAATTCACACAATCCCGGGCTTCTTCCCGCAACCATCAAAGGTACAAAGCAAATCCAACTTGACGTCCCAGTAATCCCTTTCCTACTCCAACTCTCCACTCTGTAGGTACGTTTTAACGCAATCACATTCACGTCGTGGATTTATTTCTGAAACAAGCTTTCTATAAGGGAATAAATTCGCTGACAAAATGATCATTCTGGAAGGAAATTTCTTATGGAACACTTTTTTCGTAAGCAAAAATAGTATTATCTAAAATAACCATTTTGGAAGGTTCAAAATGTACTTTTGGAAAGGCTATTCCGAATTGTGTTTTTTGCCTTTGGAATGGTTTTTCCATAAGTCAAAGTCATACTTTCCAGAAGGTGCAAAATACACTTTCAGAAAGGCTACTATGGATTGTAGTCGTTGCTTCCAGAATGAGCTTTTCGTAAGTCCAATATTGATTTTCGAAACCCCCTTTCcgaaatatataaaatacactTCTGGAAAGGATGTTCTGGATTTACAAATCTGGTTCTGGAATAATCGTTCCTTAAGCTAAAATTCTCCCAGAAGAGTCATTCTAGAAGTTTTTTTGGCTTACAAAAAGGCTATTCTAGAAGCCTTTTTTGCCTATGGAAAGCTCATTCTAAAAGGGTTTTTTGCTTATGGAAAGACCATTccaaaaacttttttttgctTACATAAAGGTTATTCCATAAACATTTTTTGGTTACAAAATGAGCACTCCAGAATGCAACCCCATTCACACCAAAAACCACCCCCACCAAAACCCAACCCCAATTGCATTGGAACCCAAACCCACACCAAAAAGGAAGAAGCTTACCTTCGATGACAATGGAGGAAGGGAATAAGGATGTGTGGCTTCGAGATGAAGGACGAAGGGAGCAGCCTTCGCAGGAGGGAGACATCGCGGGAGGCACCCCTCGCGAGTGGGTTGAAGAAGGTGGTGCCAATTCATTAAGGGCAATAGggtaatttcaaacaaaatggggggggggggggggtacaaGATATACTTGTAGGAGTGTAAGATTCAATTCCCCATCAATGGACTAAATTCATATACCCATCTCTCtagttatgttataaatattttaagagaaaTACGAGCGACATTCTTTTTGACATTGTCTTTCTGATACtctatatttgttaaaatttattaaaaatcaccaaTTTTGACGGTCTCACATCTCAAAAAAAGTATTAGAAATAGAGtgtgaacaaaaaaaatgttactagcACTCATTTTAATCATTGCCCTATTTAGTTGAATCAATTGGTCaaagattcaatttttttgaatttatattgaAACCCTGTTATTAACCATACCACCAACCAAATGAGTTACAATCCAAACACCTATAAAGGATGAACATTAAGGTTCCAAATGTTGGATTAGCCCCCTCTCCAATCCTCCCCCACTGCTCTATAGTTTTTAGGGCCAATATAGTTGTGCAAGAATTCCATGCACGTTAATGTTCCTTCGTTGCCTCAACTTTCCCATTCAACTGGCATCTCCTGCACATCTCCTCAGATACTATTTTTGCATCTTTCAATTTTCCCTTTGCACACAGCACCTTCACAAAAGTGAAGAAAATGTCTTGGTTGATTACAAATTAAGTTCTTGTCCATTATGTCATAACTGTCTTTGGTGTCATTTCTTCATCCCCATCTTCACAATATCCCGCAAGTAAGCAATTATACATAGTGGCATCTAGGTTATGCCTATTCTGAAGCATATCCGGAATGAGCTCTTCAACTTGTTGCATCCTACCATTCACTTTACAAAGACCACATATCACTGTGCAATAAAATAAGAAGTTGGGCGAGCATCCCATCTTAGGCATCTGCTTCAAAAGAAGAACTCTTTTATCAAGCTTCCCCTCATCCACAAGAACTCTAAACACTGCATTAAAGCTTGACATACTTGGCTTAAAACCCCTCACCACCATTTCCCTCAGAAGCAACACTGCTTCACTTGGTTTTCTAATCTTGCAATACTCATTGACAACGACAACCCGATACGCTTTCACATCTGGCCTCATCCCGCGACTAACCATTTCCCTCAAATGCTCAACAGTCTCATCAGACTTCCCTATTCGAACAAGTGGcctcataataattaagaatggggggttgaattaattattaatatgtcttgactaattaaaaatttatcattcttaatgttactagattcaattaggctttactactaagttatgagaaagtaaagaacaaaaacaataacttagacaaaagtaaagcggaaatataaagtacacagcggaaagataaagagtgtagggaagaagaagacaaacacaatatttataccggttcggcaataacccgtgcctacgtccagtccccaagcaaccaccggttcttgagatttccaataaccttgtaaaatcctttacaagcaaagatccacaagggatgtaccctcccttgttctctttgaacaaccaagtggatgtaccctccacttgaaccgatccacaagagatgtatcctctcttgttctcagtattacaacccaagtagatgtaccctctacttgtaccacaaagtatgtaccctccaatgtgttaagataaagaattcttaggcggttagtcccttgaatctttgtaaggggaaacaaaagatatctcaggcggttattcctttgaaatcttttgtttaaagggaagaggaagaatcaaaagaattctcaagcggttagtcctttgaatcttttggcaagaggaagaaggaatgaagaagaagaataacataagtttttggccaatgaacttttcttgaataaagaaagttttgaacaaaaactcttagaagaatgcttttgaatgaatgaaagaaatctgaaagttGTCCCTTAAAATGAAAGGAATCTCTCTTTGAAATTCGTGCcattgtcacatatttataatcatttgatggctcttgaaaaaacaagttaaaagttgtgactcttggaaatttcttcaaaactagtcactttttaaaagttgtgactcttttgaaaactagtcactttaaaaattgtgactcttttgaaaactagtcacttaaaggttgtgacttttgaaaaaaaaaaatcttcagaaccaagtcactttaagaattgtgacttttgataatttatttttcaaaataagtcattggtaatcaattaccatcatagtgtaatcgattacacatcaacagatgtgacttttcatgtttaaatttgaaaatcaaaacgtttagaaatactagtaatcgattacaagtattatgtaatcgattacacaagtttgaaatgatttgaaaaagttttatcacaagttgtgactcttgaaatttgaaatctaacattttaaaacattggtaatcgattacatgattatggtaatcgattacagctttgtaaatcagtttgaaaagaatgttggctactggtaatcgattactgccttctggtaattgattaccagagagtaaaactcttgttaaaagatttttctttgaaaaattctcttgaacaaaattatgctattcaatattttgaaaaactcttttaatacttatcttaattgagtcttctcttgaatcttcactttaatcttgaatcttgattgaacgactctttgattcttgaaacttgctttgattaaacgactctttgattcttgaaacttgtttaactcttgattcttgacttgggtctttggcatcatcaaaataaacttggaaaacATTGCTTCCACATTCCCCATAATGCAAAACCCCTTCGACAAGCTAGTGTTGTTGGCAACGTCTTCTTTCAAACCATTCAACCGCATCCTACTCATCATCTTCCTGGCCTCGTCCGCTTCACCGCTCAAACGAAGATCTTCAATCAAAGCATTGTAGGTCACAACATTCGGGGAACACCTTCCATCATCTCCTTCAAGCACTCAAACGCATCTCGGAAATCACCTCTCTTAGAATATCGTTCAATCAAAGTGGTAAAACTCACCACACCCGGCTTGCAACTCTTACTCTCAACCAGTCTATCAAAAACCCTTGTGGCACCCTCCATATCACCTTTCTTACAAAACTCGTGGACCAACGTGTTGTAAGTAACCATGTTGGGTTCACAGGGAATTTCCTCGAACACCTTGCATGCATTCTCGACCATGCCCACTTTGCATAACCCACAAATCATGGTAGTATAAGTGTAAACATCAGGTTTCAATATTGCTTTTGTGAGAACCTGATCGTAGATGGCCTTGGCAATGTTGACACAGTTGGCCCTCACGAGGACTCCCAATATGGCATTGCAGGAATACACACAGTGTCCTTTGTGAAGGTATTGGCTTTGTGGAACAATGAATGGCGCCCCTGACGTTGCCGCAGTGGCTGAGAGCGTTGATGAACATGCTGACTAGGTTGTCAGAGAGTCAGTTGAAGTGGCGGAGAGGGAGTGGGAGAGCAGGAGGTCGGTGATGGCAGCGCAGCATAAGGGTGTGTGGGAGTAATGGTTCTGGTTGGAGGCCTAGTTGAAGAAGTGAAGGGCATGGTGCGGAATGTTTTGGTTCTTGATAACGTTGATAACTAAGTTTGGGGTGTGGTGAGATGAGAATTGTTTGGGGGGTGAGTAATCTGGGCTTTGGGGATTCAAGCTGTGAAGGATTGAGGTGATGCAGGATACGAGGGAAAGGTTTGAAATTGGAGGTGtagatgaagaaacaaaaaatggtCCAACATTAAATAAACCATACAGGCCACacgattaaatattaaataaaaaataatgaaagggaaagaaaagaaaatactagCAAGGCGCAAACACTACCTTCCAATGCTCCAACATACCAAAAGTAATCATCGGTTAACCTCAAAAGTTCCAATGCAGTAGAATACCAGCAAGTCTTTTGTCATATCTTAgacttaacaattttttataaatgaagaaattaaagattaaaagaagaaaataacaagGAAAGTGAAGGATAAGGAAGTAAAACAATGAATTCCGTATAGAAACAGAAGTAAAACAATGTAAAACCAAAAAATGGACCACTTTAAAATAAGCATCAACCTTCTTTGTCCTACAAACATGTAACATGGCATTAGGTTTAATTCCATTAAGCATCTCACTCCAAATAAATGTTTAGATCTTAGAGAGAGCTTAGAACATACATAAGATATTTCCAAGATAGAAAGTAAGTTTTATGTATCgagttcaaaattgaaaaaggatTTGCATGAAAACACCCTAGATACAAGGGACCAAACATGTGTGTCTGAATAAGACAAATGAAGGTTGTGAATGAGGCTCCAAAAAAGAGACACcagttaaaaaattttatatcattcaaACAAGTTACAAAAGATGTGGGAATgcacaaaaacaagaaagatATCTTACTCTAAAAACTATAGGCAAAATTGcaaatttggtcccccagtttGTCTCCAATTTTGGATTTGGTCTCCCAGAaaattaattcacaa comes from the Glycine soja cultivar W05 chromosome 6, ASM419377v2, whole genome shotgun sequence genome and includes:
- the LOC114415914 gene encoding putative pentatricopeptide repeat-containing protein At1g31840 gives rise to the protein MSIRKSWAHIVQASIADGVLSATAATSGAPFIVPQSQYLHKGHCVYSCNAILGVLVRANCVNIAKAIYDQVLTKAILKPDVYTYTTMICGLCKVGMVENACKVFEEIPCEPNMVTYNTLVHEFCKKGDMEGATRVFDRLVESKSCKPGVVSFTTLIERYSKRGDFRDAFECLKEMMEGVPRMPLVRIGKSDETVEHLREMVSRGMRPDVKAYRVVVVNEYCKIRKPSEAVLLLREMVVRGFKPSMSSFNAVFRVLVDEGKLDKRVLLLKQMPKMGCSPNFLFYCTVICGLCKVNGRMQQVEELIPDMLQNRHNLDATMYNCLLAGYCEDGDEEMTPKTVMT